A genomic window from Lycium barbarum isolate Lr01 chromosome 4, ASM1917538v2, whole genome shotgun sequence includes:
- the LOC132635908 gene encoding NDR1/HIN1-like protein 6, with amino-acid sequence MTDRVYPSAKPNGTATTAPTATAANPNAAPIKNQMYNNPNRIPYRPTPTAYHRHNRRRCSCRRCFCMCCFWTILSICIILLLAAIAGAIFYVLYHPQRPAFSISSLKISNFNLTTTTDDITHLTAKLNLTLSTKNPNKKLIYNYNTIAITALSNQVVLANGSFPGFTSSPSNITIIHSTLSMVSQVLDADSVSSLKSDLKRKAGLPVTILMDTMLVVKMDKLKSKRVGIRVTCEGIHGQTPKGKAPAVASTNNAKCKVDLRIKILKWTF; translated from the coding sequence ATGACTGACAGAGTCTACCCTTCAGCCAAGCCTAATGGCACAGCAACCACTGCCCCCACTGCCACCGCCGCAAATCCAAACGCGGCCCCAATCAAGAATCAGATGTACAACAACCCAAATCGCATCCCTTACCGACCGACACCAACTGCCTACCACCGACACAACCGCCGTCGTTGCAGCTGCCGACGTTGTTTCTGTATGTGTTGTTTTTGGACCATCCTCAGCATCTGCATCATTCTCCTCCTTGCAGCTATTGCTGGTGCCATTTTCTACGTACTTTACCATCCTCAACGCCCCGCATTCTCAATTTCCTCACTCAAGATCTCTAATTTCAACCTCACCACCACCACTGACGACATCACCCACCTCACTGCAAAATTGAACCTCACGCTCTCAACCAAAAACCCGAACAAGAAACTGATATACAACTATAACACTATCGCTATAACTGCACTGTCAAATCAAGTTGTTTTAGCAAACGGATCGTTTCCAGGGTTCACTAGCAGTCCGAGTAACATTACAATTATACACTCGACTCTATCGATGGTGTCTCAAGTGCTTGATGCTGATTCCGTTTCGTCTTTGAAATCAGATCTGAAGAGAAAAGCTGGGTTGCCGGTGACAATTTTGATGGATACAATGCTTGTGGTGAAAATGGACAAATTAAAAAGCAAGAGAGTAGGGATCAGAGTAACGTGTGAAGGAATTCATGGACAAACTCCAAAGGGGAAAGCTCCAGCTGTGGCATCAACAAATAATGCTAAGTGTAAGGTTGATCTGAGAATCAAGATCTTGAAATGGACCTTCTAA